The Thiomonas sp. FB-Cd genome includes a window with the following:
- a CDS encoding CvpA family protein, translating to MSTLDWLVIAGLGLSALVGMLRGAAYELITLAGWLVAFVVARQFSPWLADRYLHGIAALSLRNGVAWVACFVLTVLVVGLMATVMRLLLRSTGLGLLDRSMGAVFGLLRGGVLLMLAVLAARYTALPESPMWKTSLLIPPATAAVAELLPLLPMAATQALPQR from the coding sequence GTGAGTACGCTGGACTGGCTCGTGATCGCCGGCCTGGGGCTGTCGGCTTTAGTGGGCATGCTGCGTGGTGCAGCCTACGAACTGATCACCTTGGCGGGCTGGCTGGTGGCGTTTGTCGTTGCACGCCAGTTCTCGCCCTGGCTGGCCGACAGATATCTGCACGGGATTGCCGCACTATCCTTGCGCAATGGGGTGGCATGGGTCGCCTGTTTCGTACTCACGGTCCTTGTGGTCGGACTGATGGCCACTGTGATGCGGCTGTTGTTGCGCTCCACAGGTCTGGGTCTACTTGACCGAAGCATGGGTGCGGTGTTCGGGTTGCTGCGCGGCGGCGTACTCTTGATGCTCGCGGTGCTGGCGGCGCGCTATACGGCCCTGCCCGAAAGCCCGATGTGGAAGACTTCCTTGCTCATCCCCCCGGCCACGGCAGCCGTCGCCGAGTTGCTCCCGTTGCTGCCCATGGCGGCAACCCAGGCGTTGCCACAACGATAG
- a CDS encoding SPOR domain-containing protein, which produces MKIPGKRGKDASRAPNAAAAGAQAQSEETLRIRARRRLIGAVVLVLTGVVVFPLIFETQPKPVVSTMSLVIPSQSQASIAAAPAPRVPAADARAAAAIAESSAEMASAPHGLGARAKERASPIPSDEEKSKAGGTAQQLKAPTAASQAGATSSQSQEAPAAKPSAAARQALARVQPAGAVAAPTKHQQTQHQIASARVALAALEGKQPDQISTQQAEAALAKSAGAVAEPNSARYVIQAGAYADTRVAHQVRQKIEHAGFKTYTQVVDTAGGKRIRVRVGPFASRQEADKALARIKALGLVAVVLTL; this is translated from the coding sequence ATGAAAATCCCTGGAAAACGCGGCAAGGATGCCAGCCGAGCGCCCAATGCCGCGGCGGCCGGCGCCCAGGCGCAAAGCGAAGAGACCCTGCGCATACGTGCAAGGCGCCGCCTCATCGGCGCCGTGGTGCTCGTGCTCACCGGCGTGGTTGTGTTTCCTCTGATTTTTGAGACGCAGCCTAAACCTGTGGTGTCGACCATGTCGCTGGTTATTCCGTCCCAAAGTCAGGCAAGCATCGCGGCGGCGCCCGCGCCCCGGGTACCAGCGGCCGATGCGCGCGCCGCGGCCGCAATTGCCGAATCGTCTGCCGAAATGGCCAGCGCGCCGCATGGCCTTGGCGCTCGAGCTAAAGAGCGGGCAAGCCCAATCCCCAGCGACGAGGAAAAGTCCAAGGCAGGGGGTACGGCGCAACAGTTGAAGGCACCGACGGCTGCGTCTCAGGCGGGGGCGACGTCCAGCCAGTCGCAAGAGGCGCCTGCCGCGAAACCTTCAGCTGCGGCCAGGCAGGCGCTGGCGCGAGTGCAGCCGGCTGGCGCTGTCGCGGCGCCCACCAAACATCAGCAAACGCAACACCAGATTGCCAGCGCCCGGGTCGCTCTGGCAGCATTGGAGGGCAAGCAACCCGATCAGATCTCGACCCAGCAAGCGGAGGCGGCATTGGCGAAATCCGCCGGGGCTGTGGCTGAACCCAATTCCGCCCGATACGTCATTCAGGCGGGGGCTTATGCCGATACGCGTGTCGCGCACCAAGTGCGGCAGAAGATCGAGCACGCCGGGTTCAAGACCTACACTCAAGTTGTGGATACGGCTGGCGGCAAGCGCATCCGCGTGCGTGTTGGCCCCTTTGCCAGCCGCCAAGAGGCCGACAAGGCGCTGGCTCGCATCAAGGCTCTGGGCTTGGTCGCTGTCGTGCTAACTCTGTGA
- the folC gene encoding bifunctional tetrahydrofolate synthase/dihydrofolate synthase — protein sequence MQHWNLQQWLAHAERLHAQAIQLGLERVERVRAVLDLRFSCPVFTVAGTNGKGSTCAFIEHILLAAGYRVGVYGSPHLVHFEERCRIGGRMVEEAALLPHFLAVEQARVSLQPAPDLTYFEFTTLAILRLLAESGLDAVVLEVGMGGRLDAVNVVDADCAIVTSIALDHTQFLGPDREAIGFEKAGIMRPGRAAIVADPDPPQSVLRQARDIGADLWRMGHEFGYTAAGQQQWSYKGPTLKRSGLAYPVMRGVNQLLNASAALAALEALQERLPTSAQDVRQGLARAELPGRFQILPGQPTVVLDVAHNPHAVAVLAENLDAMGFAPCTHAVFGAMADKDVAQMIERIAPLVDRWYVCDLPTARAARATHIAQVLEPRLPPTARVVGSYADPSAAFGEAISVAEAPDRIVVFGSFYTVGGVLAQGVPRIDGPHLTHSSS from the coding sequence ATGCAACATTGGAATTTGCAGCAATGGCTGGCGCATGCCGAAAGGCTGCATGCGCAGGCCATCCAACTTGGTCTTGAACGCGTCGAGCGCGTGCGGGCGGTGCTCGACCTGCGATTTTCATGCCCGGTGTTCACGGTGGCGGGAACCAACGGCAAGGGTTCGACCTGCGCGTTTATCGAACACATCCTTCTGGCAGCGGGATATCGTGTCGGTGTCTACGGCTCTCCGCACTTGGTGCATTTCGAAGAGCGCTGCCGCATCGGCGGCCGCATGGTTGAAGAAGCCGCCCTTTTGCCGCACTTCCTTGCCGTCGAGCAAGCCAGGGTCAGCTTGCAGCCGGCCCCAGACCTGACCTATTTCGAATTCACCACATTGGCGATCCTGCGCTTGCTTGCTGAGTCGGGGCTGGACGCAGTGGTGCTGGAAGTCGGGATGGGTGGTCGTCTGGACGCGGTCAACGTGGTGGACGCGGATTGCGCCATCGTCACGAGCATTGCGCTGGACCACACCCAGTTCCTCGGTCCGGATCGTGAGGCGATTGGTTTTGAGAAGGCGGGGATCATGCGGCCGGGCCGTGCGGCGATCGTCGCTGACCCGGATCCTCCCCAATCCGTGTTGCGCCAAGCACGCGACATCGGAGCCGACCTGTGGCGCATGGGGCACGAATTTGGCTACACGGCCGCTGGGCAGCAGCAGTGGAGCTATAAGGGGCCCACGCTGAAGCGCTCAGGCTTGGCCTACCCAGTAATGCGCGGCGTCAACCAGTTGCTGAATGCCAGCGCGGCACTGGCAGCGCTGGAAGCGCTCCAGGAACGCCTGCCCACCAGCGCGCAAGATGTCCGCCAGGGACTGGCGCGGGCTGAATTGCCGGGGCGCTTTCAGATTCTTCCCGGCCAGCCGACTGTGGTCCTGGACGTCGCGCACAACCCGCATGCCGTCGCGGTATTGGCCGAGAATCTCGATGCCATGGGCTTCGCCCCTTGTACCCATGCCGTGTTTGGTGCGATGGCGGATAAGGACGTGGCGCAAATGATTGAACGCATCGCACCTTTGGTGGACCGTTGGTATGTGTGCGATCTACCCACGGCGCGTGCCGCGCGTGCCACGCATATCGCACAGGTGCTTGAGCCACGCTTACCCCCAACGGCAAGGGTTGTCGGGTCCTACGCGGATCCATCTGCCGCGTTCGGCGAGGCCATCTCGGTCGCCGAGGCGCCCGATAGAATTGTGGTTTTCGGCTCGTTCTACACGGTCGGTGGCGTGTTGGCACAAGGTGTGCCGCGCATTGACGGCCCCCACTTGACGCATTCATCCTCATGA